One genomic segment of Intestinimonas butyriciproducens includes these proteins:
- a CDS encoding phospholipase D-like domain-containing protein, translating into MAKNLYETLTGAPKPRKRWTPLRIVRCFLLVYLLYFAVGALLPFTLHPGVSAAVQGRFDPAAFRGSDSTDRAALVLDNQDALGLRLQMIAGAEESIILTSFDIRDCESARDIFAALLAASERGVAVRILWDGMSGMLHGRAPVFRALGERDNVEIRFYNEPNFLLPWTFNGRMHDKYLIVDGSLMVLGGRNTFDLFLGDYVPDSQKSHDNDVLVCNTAPTLEHSVIGQVEGYFEKVWDQPDTRPALERTPALRAAAVAAAAGELRARPAYALTPAGLDYEAMTVPVEKATLLTNPTGIFAKEPTLWWQLQQLMEGARDRVYLQTPYAVPSAAMYDGLARVAEKGIPFEMQLNSVAVGDNLVASSDYLTNRSRLLDTGVTVWEWFGDYSSHGKAALIDDLAVVGSYNFDMRSTYLDTEMMLVFYGDAFYDLLEANLMEMEAQCLQVSEEGYLPRAGVEPKTYGPPKSILYPVTQWLSQPFRFLI; encoded by the coding sequence ATGGCGAAAAATCTTTATGAGACCCTCACCGGAGCGCCCAAGCCCCGGAAACGCTGGACCCCTCTGCGGATCGTCCGCTGCTTCCTGCTCGTCTACCTGCTCTATTTCGCCGTGGGCGCCCTGCTTCCCTTCACCCTCCACCCGGGGGTGAGCGCCGCCGTGCAGGGACGCTTCGACCCCGCCGCTTTTCGGGGTTCGGACTCCACGGACCGGGCGGCTCTGGTCCTGGACAATCAGGATGCCCTGGGCCTGCGCCTTCAAATGATCGCCGGTGCGGAGGAGTCCATCATCCTCACCTCCTTCGATATCCGGGACTGCGAGAGCGCCCGTGACATCTTCGCCGCCCTACTGGCCGCCTCCGAGAGGGGCGTGGCGGTCCGAATCCTGTGGGACGGCATGAGCGGCATGCTTCATGGCCGCGCCCCCGTGTTCCGCGCGCTTGGGGAGCGGGACAATGTGGAAATCCGCTTCTATAACGAGCCCAACTTTCTCCTGCCCTGGACCTTCAACGGGCGGATGCACGACAAATACCTCATCGTGGACGGCTCCCTCATGGTGCTGGGCGGGCGGAACACCTTCGATCTCTTTCTTGGGGATTATGTTCCCGACAGCCAGAAGAGCCACGACAACGATGTTCTGGTCTGCAACACCGCCCCCACGTTGGAGCACAGCGTCATCGGCCAGGTGGAGGGCTATTTTGAAAAGGTGTGGGATCAGCCCGATACCCGCCCCGCCCTGGAGCGCACCCCCGCGCTGCGCGCCGCCGCTGTGGCGGCCGCCGCCGGGGAGCTGCGGGCGCGGCCCGCCTACGCCCTCACTCCGGCGGGACTGGACTACGAGGCCATGACCGTCCCTGTGGAAAAGGCCACGCTCCTCACCAATCCCACCGGCATCTTCGCCAAAGAACCCACTCTCTGGTGGCAGCTCCAGCAGTTGATGGAGGGGGCCCGGGACCGGGTCTACCTCCAGACGCCCTATGCCGTTCCCAGCGCCGCCATGTACGACGGTCTCGCCCGGGTGGCGGAGAAGGGCATCCCCTTTGAGATGCAGCTCAACTCAGTGGCCGTGGGGGACAATCTTGTGGCCTCTTCCGACTACCTCACCAACCGCTCCCGCCTGCTGGATACCGGGGTGACGGTGTGGGAGTGGTTCGGCGATTACTCCTCCCACGGCAAGGCCGCCCTCATTGACGATCTGGCGGTGGTGGGCTCCTATAACTTCGATATGCGCAGCACCTATCTGGACACTGAAATGATGCTGGTTTTTTATGGGGACGCCTTTTACGACCTGCTGGAGGCCAACCTGATGGAAATGGAGGCACAGTGCCTGCAAGTCTCGGAGGAGGGGTACCTTCCCCGGGCCGGCGTGGAACCTAAGACCTATGGCCCCCCAAAATCGATCCTCTACCCCGTTACGCAGTGGCTGAGCCAGCCCTTCCGCTTCCTGATCTGA
- a CDS encoding YbjQ family protein codes for MILTTTETISGRELETLGLVRGSTIQSKNIGKDITQGFKTLVGGELKAYTEMMNEARALATKRMVEDAEQLGADAVVCMRYASAAVMQGAAEVIAYGTAVKFK; via the coding sequence ATGATCTTGACAACTACTGAGACGATTTCCGGCAGGGAGCTGGAGACCCTGGGGCTGGTCCGGGGAAGCACCATCCAGTCCAAAAATATCGGCAAGGACATCACACAGGGATTCAAAACGCTGGTGGGCGGCGAGCTCAAGGCGTACACCGAAATGATGAATGAGGCCCGGGCCCTGGCCACCAAGCGGATGGTGGAGGACGCGGAGCAGTTGGGAGCCGACGCGGTGGTGTGTATGCGCTACGCATCCGCCGCCGTCATGCAGGGGGCGGCCGAGGTCATCGCTTACGGCACGGCGGTAAAGTTCAAATAA
- the infC gene encoding translation initiation factor IF-3, with product MSHQINDEIRDREVRLVSESGEQLGIMSAHDALAKAEEAGLDLVKISPKATPPVCKLMDYGKFKFEQSKREKEARKNQHVVEIKEVRMSPGIDVNDFNVKLRNAQKFLAEGNRVKATVRFRGREMAHTDIGRKLLMKFAEDCAEVAVMDKEPKLDGRHMNMFLSPKVSKDATK from the coding sequence ATGAGTCATCAGATCAACGACGAGATCCGGGACCGCGAGGTCCGCTTGGTTTCCGAGTCGGGGGAGCAGCTGGGTATTATGTCCGCCCACGACGCTTTGGCAAAGGCCGAAGAGGCGGGATTGGACTTGGTGAAGATCTCTCCCAAGGCCACCCCTCCCGTATGCAAGCTGATGGATTACGGAAAGTTCAAATTCGAGCAGTCCAAGCGGGAGAAAGAGGCCAGGAAGAACCAGCATGTCGTGGAGATCAAAGAGGTGCGCATGTCTCCCGGTATTGACGTGAACGATTTTAACGTCAAGCTCCGCAACGCCCAGAAGTTTTTGGCCGAAGGGAACCGGGTCAAGGCTACCGTCCGCTTCCGCGGGCGCGAGATGGCCCACACCGACATCGGCAGAAAGCTCCTCATGAAATTTGCGGAGGATTGCGCCGAGGTCGCCGTAATGGACAAAGAGCCCAAACTGGACGGCCGCCATATGAACATGTTCCTGTCTCCGAAGGTCTCCAAGGATGCCACAAAGTAA
- the rpmI gene encoding 50S ribosomal protein L35, which translates to MPKIKLKTHSGAKKRFNLTKSGKVKRAHAFKSHLLNGHGKDTKRKRGLRAGAYADKTNESAIKRMIPYK; encoded by the coding sequence ATGCCTAAGATCAAGCTGAAGACCCACAGCGGCGCGAAGAAGAGATTCAATCTCACCAAGAGCGGCAAGGTCAAGCGCGCTCACGCCTTTAAGTCCCACCTCCTCAACGGCCACGGCAAGGATACCAAGCGCAAGAGAGGCCTCCGGGCTGGCGCTTATGCGGACAAGACCAACGAGTCCGCGATCAAGCGTATGATCCCCTATAAATAA
- the rplT gene encoding 50S ribosomal protein L20, with protein sequence MARVKGAMMTRKRRNKVLKLAKGYWGAKSKHFKMANEQVMKSLKYAYTGRRLKKRDFRSLWITRISAACKMNGMNYSTFMNGLKKAGVEINRKMLSELAVNDKAAFTQLTELAKSKLA encoded by the coding sequence ATGGCTAGAGTGAAAGGCGCGATGATGACGCGCAAGAGAAGAAATAAGGTCCTGAAGCTGGCGAAGGGGTACTGGGGTGCCAAGAGCAAGCACTTCAAGATGGCCAACGAGCAGGTCATGAAGTCCCTCAAGTACGCTTACACCGGCCGCCGCTTGAAGAAGCGTGATTTCCGTTCCCTGTGGATCACCCGCATCTCCGCGGCCTGCAAGATGAACGGCATGAACTATTCCACCTTTATGAACGGCCTGAAGAAGGCCGGCGTGGAGATCAACCGCAAGATGCTCTCCGAGCTGGCCGTCAACGACAAGGCCGCCTTCACCCAGCTCACTGAACTGGCCAAGTCCAAGCTGGCCTGA
- the rd gene encoding rubredoxin produces MERYICDACGYIYDPEVGDSEGGVPAGTPFSALPEDWVCPLCGLGKEQFSKM; encoded by the coding sequence GTGGAGAGATACATCTGTGACGCCTGCGGTTATATTTATGACCCGGAAGTGGGCGATTCTGAGGGCGGTGTACCCGCTGGAACGCCATTCAGTGCGCTGCCGGAGGACTGGGTATGCCCGCTGTGCGGACTGGGGAAGGAACAGTTTTCCAAAATGTAA
- a CDS encoding cation:proton antiporter has translation MESYHFLLDLALILVSTKLLGIVTKRFAMPQVVGALVAGLIFGPAFLGLLQETAFIDQVAELGVIILMFTAGLETDIHELKKSGGPAFVIALCGVLLPLAGGFLLSAAFNRGAEHLLENVFIGIILTATSVSITVETLREMGKLSTRSGNAILGAALIDDILGIVALTLITSLADESVNIVTVLLKIVAFFVVALVLGVFLHKLIEKVTGGAGRDRKRYAILAFAMCLFFSYGAEQFFGVADITGAYIAGLIISNTSRATYVAAKCETISYMFFSPVFFASIGAKVVLPEMSASIVLFSLLLIAVAVITKVIGCGLGAKLCRYSGKECVQIGVGMICRGEVALIVTTKGISLGMLQPEYVAPVILMVVASTICTPILLKLVYRGRKEYGDLVQSDLVDQYEAVQDLDLAAQSVLEDHEQLVKQGKALQEKHTN, from the coding sequence ATGGAATCCTATCATTTTCTTCTGGATCTGGCGCTCATTCTCGTCAGCACCAAGCTCCTCGGCATCGTCACCAAGCGCTTCGCCATGCCCCAGGTGGTGGGCGCGCTGGTGGCCGGACTGATATTCGGCCCCGCATTTCTGGGTCTTCTCCAAGAGACCGCCTTCATCGACCAGGTGGCGGAGCTGGGTGTGATCATCCTTATGTTCACCGCCGGCCTGGAGACGGATATTCACGAGCTCAAAAAGTCCGGCGGTCCAGCCTTTGTGATCGCTTTGTGCGGCGTCCTGCTCCCTCTGGCAGGCGGCTTTCTTCTGTCCGCCGCTTTCAACCGCGGCGCAGAGCACCTCCTGGAAAACGTCTTTATCGGCATCATCCTCACCGCCACCTCGGTGAGCATCACGGTGGAGACCCTCCGGGAGATGGGCAAACTCTCCACCCGCTCGGGCAACGCCATTTTGGGCGCCGCCCTTATCGACGACATCCTGGGTATCGTGGCCCTCACCCTCATCACCAGCCTGGCGGATGAGAGCGTGAACATTGTCACCGTCCTGCTGAAAATCGTGGCATTCTTCGTTGTGGCCCTGGTCCTGGGCGTATTCCTGCACAAGCTCATTGAAAAGGTTACCGGCGGAGCGGGCAGGGACCGGAAGCGCTACGCCATCCTCGCCTTTGCCATGTGCCTCTTCTTCTCCTACGGGGCGGAGCAGTTTTTTGGCGTGGCCGATATTACGGGAGCCTATATTGCCGGCCTGATCATCTCCAACACCTCACGGGCCACCTATGTCGCGGCAAAGTGCGAGACCATCTCGTATATGTTCTTCTCTCCCGTTTTCTTTGCCAGTATCGGGGCGAAAGTGGTCCTGCCGGAAATGAGCGCCTCCATCGTGCTTTTCTCCCTGCTTCTCATCGCAGTGGCCGTGATTACCAAGGTGATCGGCTGTGGACTGGGCGCCAAGCTGTGCCGTTACTCCGGCAAAGAGTGCGTCCAGATCGGCGTGGGCATGATCTGCCGCGGTGAGGTGGCCCTCATCGTCACCACAAAGGGGATCTCCCTGGGGATGCTCCAGCCGGAATATGTGGCCCCCGTCATCCTCATGGTGGTGGCCAGCACCATCTGCACACCCATCCTTCTCAAACTGGTGTACCGTGGCCGTAAGGAATACGGCGATCTGGTCCAGAGCGATCTGGTGGACCAGTATGAGGCGGTGCAGGACCTGGATCTTGCCGCGCAGTCCGTCTTGGAGGACCATGAGCAGCTTGTCAAGCAGGGCAAGGCGCTCCAGGAAAAGCATACGAACTAG
- a CDS encoding DUF1540 domain-containing protein, which produces MEHRNANPSIACTVTSCAYHCKDQNHCSLNEIKVGCCDPKVTDCTATECASFQLGGCEHCR; this is translated from the coding sequence ATGGAACACAGAAATGCCAATCCCAGCATCGCTTGTACGGTGACAAGCTGCGCCTATCACTGCAAGGACCAGAACCATTGTTCTCTCAATGAGATCAAGGTGGGCTGCTGTGACCCCAAGGTCACCGATTGCACCGCCACCGAATGCGCGTCCTTTCAGCTCGGCGGCTGTGAGCACTGCCGCTGA
- a CDS encoding helix-turn-helix domain-containing protein, whose protein sequence is MKIYQFKGKCNISGSAIRRERERQRLSQEQLAARMQVEGIQLNQKAISRIETGGRVVADYELTTFSRVLGVSMQKLVDTEG, encoded by the coding sequence ATGAAAATCTATCAATTCAAGGGAAAATGTAACATTTCGGGCAGCGCGATTCGGAGGGAACGGGAACGCCAGCGGCTCTCACAGGAACAACTGGCGGCGCGGATGCAAGTGGAGGGCATTCAGCTCAATCAAAAGGCGATCAGCCGGATCGAAACAGGTGGGCGGGTGGTGGCGGACTATGAGCTGACTACGTTTTCGCGTGTTCTGGGAGTCTCCATGCAGAAGCTTGTGGATACAGAGGGGTAG
- a CDS encoding RNA polymerase sigma factor: MQDTEQWFTALYEQNASKMLRYASYQLRNASIAEELVEEAFVRLLQRREELWEHPNPAGWLWKTLQHLILTEVKLARYHREVPLEPALNAAVPEMEVSSLADSLPEGLSDSEREILILFYEEELTHQEMSRRLGISEMNSRTRLFRAKNHCKKLFERKNCVCVTNGGDKSI, encoded by the coding sequence ATGCAGGATACGGAACAGTGGTTCACGGCACTCTACGAGCAGAACGCCTCCAAAATGCTGCGCTATGCCTCCTATCAGCTTCGAAACGCCTCGATTGCGGAGGAACTGGTGGAAGAGGCCTTTGTTCGGCTCCTACAGCGTCGTGAGGAGCTTTGGGAGCACCCCAATCCGGCGGGGTGGCTCTGGAAAACGCTTCAGCATCTGATCCTCACTGAGGTAAAGCTGGCGCGCTATCACCGGGAGGTCCCGCTGGAGCCCGCCCTCAATGCGGCCGTGCCGGAGATGGAGGTATCCTCCCTGGCCGACTCGCTGCCCGAAGGGCTCAGCGACTCAGAGCGGGAGATTCTGATTCTCTTTTATGAGGAGGAGCTCACCCATCAGGAGATGTCCCGCCGTCTCGGCATCTCGGAGATGAACTCCAGGACACGGCTCTTCCGGGCCAAGAACCACTGCAAAAAACTTTTTGAGAGAAAAAATTGTGTCTGTGTCACGAATGGCGGAGACAAATCGATATAA
- a CDS encoding DUF4367 domain-containing protein — MDKERLEAMGAEALVEELSDRLDQMGEEGFDPDVVDAYLEVLGREAPVASGFDVHAAEEDFRARHADLFAAPALQVMEGRRAGRRVRRVAGRVAAVAAVVAVSSALAAQGMGIDLFGAIARWSKGQFRFDTTGTQEEGYAPTIWEDDTFYSDGQAALDAYGVEEKMMPTWNPVLPGSEVPGLEVSVTEEDGVVLFVEDHRLTDGRGYTYEVRQHQSAEATQADLVGVDASDTEVYEFDGRTYYIAPADTGEYTITWTVGKYSGKVYGTMDLEMAKHFARSVTQWDDIPYEPPDMSVPPEFDTIQKAMAAVGIDAQYAPAWLPEGYVPVQSSTYESDYGGWTSASLYYTDIQGKRDLVLGLDWYEDPSAAGGRVYEKDDTPVVEYERGGITFYIMNNLTRKTVAWLDGNISGSFSGELTVEECQDIIDSIPAYAE; from the coding sequence ATGGACAAGGAGCGGCTGGAGGCCATGGGCGCAGAAGCACTTGTAGAGGAGCTGTCGGACCGGCTGGACCAGATGGGCGAGGAGGGTTTCGATCCCGATGTGGTGGACGCTTACCTGGAGGTTCTGGGCCGCGAAGCCCCCGTGGCCTCCGGCTTTGATGTGCACGCCGCTGAAGAGGATTTTCGTGCCAGACATGCCGACCTCTTCGCGGCCCCAGCCCTCCAGGTGATGGAGGGGCGGCGGGCGGGCCGCCGGGTGCGCCGTGTGGCGGGGCGGGTCGCCGCGGTCGCCGCGGTGGTCGCCGTCAGTTCTGCGCTGGCAGCTCAGGGCATGGGGATTGATCTCTTCGGCGCCATCGCCCGCTGGAGCAAAGGTCAGTTTCGCTTTGATACTACCGGCACCCAGGAGGAGGGATATGCCCCCACCATCTGGGAAGACGACACCTTCTACTCCGACGGCCAGGCCGCGCTGGACGCTTACGGGGTGGAGGAGAAAATGATGCCCACCTGGAACCCGGTCCTTCCGGGGAGCGAGGTCCCGGGGCTGGAGGTGTCCGTCACGGAGGAGGACGGTGTCGTCCTCTTTGTGGAGGACCACCGCCTGACCGACGGGCGGGGCTATACCTACGAGGTGCGACAGCACCAGAGCGCCGAGGCCACCCAGGCCGATCTGGTGGGCGTGGACGCCTCCGACACCGAGGTGTACGAGTTCGACGGGCGCACCTACTATATTGCCCCCGCTGACACGGGGGAATACACCATCACATGGACGGTCGGCAAGTACTCCGGCAAGGTCTATGGAACGATGGACCTGGAGATGGCAAAACACTTTGCCCGCTCCGTCACCCAGTGGGATGATATCCCTTACGAACCCCCTGATATGAGTGTTCCCCCGGAGTTCGACACCATCCAAAAGGCAATGGCCGCTGTAGGGATCGATGCGCAGTATGCCCCCGCCTGGCTTCCCGAGGGCTACGTTCCGGTCCAGTCCTCCACCTATGAGAGCGACTACGGCGGCTGGACCAGCGCCTCTCTGTACTATACCGATATTCAGGGAAAGCGCGACCTGGTCCTGGGCCTGGACTGGTATGAGGACCCCTCCGCCGCAGGCGGCAGGGTCTACGAAAAGGACGATACCCCTGTCGTGGAGTATGAGCGGGGCGGCATCACGTTCTACATCATGAACAACCTCACCCGTAAGACCGTCGCCTGGTTGGACGGGAACATCAGCGGCAGCTTCAGCGGCGAGCTGACGGTGGAAGAATGCCAGGATATCATCGATTCCATCCCCGCCTACGCGGAATAA
- a CDS encoding RluA family pseudouridine synthase produces the protein MGNDGKGVRRLTLRVEEDRAGQKVDTLLRKELGLSGTVIRRIKWLPEGILLDGERVFTSRRAEAGQVLSVLVADPELRSGVTPVPGPLDIVYEDGDMLVLHKAPGVLVHPGAGHLSDTIGNFLMAYYRDQGIQADFHPVHRLDKGTSGLMVVAKHPHAQERLKRQLHTAAFRRVYLAVCLGGPQAEEGVVDAPIGMAEGSIVARVVRPDGLPARTRYRVLRRKGERVLVRLELETGRTHQIRVHMAHLGCPLAGDFLYGTEDRALIGRPALHSSELELLQPITGERLSFKAPLPADMRTLME, from the coding sequence ATGGGAAATGACGGGAAAGGTGTCCGCAGGCTCACGCTGCGGGTGGAGGAGGACCGGGCGGGGCAGAAAGTGGACACGCTCCTGCGAAAGGAATTGGGCCTCTCCGGGACGGTGATCCGGCGCATCAAATGGCTTCCGGAGGGCATCCTCCTGGATGGCGAGCGGGTGTTCACCAGCCGGCGGGCGGAGGCCGGACAGGTGCTCTCCGTGCTGGTGGCCGACCCGGAGCTCCGCAGCGGCGTGACGCCTGTTCCGGGCCCATTGGACATCGTATACGAGGATGGAGATATGCTGGTGCTCCATAAGGCGCCCGGCGTTCTGGTCCACCCCGGGGCGGGACACCTTTCAGATACCATTGGGAATTTTCTGATGGCGTATTACCGGGATCAGGGTATCCAGGCCGACTTTCACCCGGTCCACCGCCTGGACAAGGGGACTTCCGGGCTGATGGTGGTGGCCAAGCATCCCCATGCCCAGGAGAGACTGAAAAGACAGCTCCACACGGCGGCGTTCCGGCGGGTCTATCTGGCGGTGTGCCTGGGGGGGCCGCAGGCGGAGGAGGGGGTGGTGGATGCGCCCATCGGCATGGCGGAGGGTTCTATTGTGGCGAGGGTGGTCCGTCCGGACGGCCTGCCCGCTCGGACCCGATATCGGGTCCTGCGGCGGAAAGGGGAGCGGGTGCTGGTCCGCCTGGAGCTGGAGACCGGGCGCACCCACCAGATCCGAGTGCACATGGCCCATCTGGGCTGTCCGCTGGCGGGCGATTTCCTGTATGGAACGGAGGACCGGGCGTTGATCGGCCGGCCGGCGCTCCACTCTTCGGAACTGGAGCTGCTCCAACCCATTACGGGAGAGCGCCTGTCTTTCAAGGCGCCGCTTCCGGCGGATATGCGGACGCTGATGGAATAG
- the hemW gene encoding radical SAM family heme chaperone HemW, producing MSKQLGLYIHIPFCKSKCDYCDFYSLPDREERMDAYQKALLTHIKETAPQARGYLVDTIYFGGGTPSLYGERRIRELLAVIRRRFEVAGNAEITLEANPDSADRRTMLHLRRAGINRISLGMQSAHDDELSALHRPHTFQQVQDAVAAIRAAKIRNLSLDLMYGLPGQDMARWQDSVEKAISLKPEHLSCYGLKVEEGTPLCGRVRRGEVLPSDDQQADMYLWMVARLESAGYHQYEISNFAQSGFQSRHNLKYWLTRPYLGFGPGAHSDFGGRRFSFMRDLDGYIDGVLGGKPIIDSDDLIPKRERSGEYLMLRLRTVRGIEEWEYRREYFMNFDPVEQKLFAYEHNGWAARDGHRWRLTPIGFLLSNQLIGELLELQESATLETTLPKVRDTPPPQPDGDTL from the coding sequence ATGAGCAAACAACTGGGCCTCTACATTCATATCCCCTTCTGCAAGAGCAAGTGCGATTACTGCGACTTCTATTCCCTGCCGGACCGGGAGGAGCGCATGGACGCCTACCAGAAGGCCCTGCTCACCCACATTAAAGAGACTGCCCCTCAGGCCAGGGGCTATCTGGTGGACACCATCTATTTTGGGGGCGGCACTCCCAGCCTGTATGGAGAACGGCGCATCCGTGAACTTCTGGCCGTGATCCGCCGCCGGTTCGAGGTCGCGGGCAATGCTGAGATCACACTGGAGGCCAATCCCGACAGCGCCGACAGACGCACGATGCTCCACCTACGCCGCGCGGGCATCAACCGGATCTCCCTGGGGATGCAGTCCGCCCACGACGACGAGCTCTCCGCCCTCCACCGCCCCCACACGTTCCAGCAGGTGCAGGACGCGGTGGCGGCCATCCGGGCGGCCAAGATCAGAAATCTGAGCCTGGACCTCATGTACGGCCTGCCCGGCCAGGACATGGCCCGCTGGCAGGACTCGGTGGAGAAAGCCATCTCCCTCAAGCCGGAACATCTCTCCTGTTATGGTCTTAAAGTGGAGGAGGGCACCCCCCTCTGCGGACGGGTACGGCGGGGCGAGGTTCTTCCAAGCGACGACCAGCAGGCCGACATGTATCTGTGGATGGTGGCCCGGCTGGAGTCTGCGGGCTACCATCAGTACGAGATCTCCAACTTCGCCCAGTCCGGCTTTCAATCCCGCCACAACCTCAAATATTGGCTGACCCGCCCCTACCTGGGCTTTGGTCCGGGCGCTCATTCCGACTTCGGCGGACGCCGCTTCTCCTTCATGCGGGACCTGGACGGCTATATCGACGGCGTTCTGGGCGGCAAGCCCATTATCGACTCCGACGATCTTATCCCCAAGCGGGAGCGCTCAGGCGAATACCTGATGCTGCGCCTGCGGACGGTCCGCGGCATTGAGGAATGGGAATACCGCCGGGAATACTTTATGAATTTCGATCCCGTGGAGCAAAAGCTCTTTGCATATGAGCACAACGGCTGGGCCGCCCGGGACGGCCACCGCTGGCGGCTCACCCCCATTGGTTTCCTGCTCTCCAACCAGTTGATCGGGGAGCTCCTGGAGCTCCAGGAGAGCGCCACATTAGAGACGACCCTGCCCAAGGTGCGGGACACGCCCCCGCCGCAGCCGGACGGGGACACGCTGTGA